In the Muricauda sp. MAR_2010_75 genome, one interval contains:
- a CDS encoding sulfatase produces the protein MIFDSFSHTVTLFLRTITKRFTILLIFIFTAHTFSQTKSNIVWIVCEDISPYIGVYGDATVRTPNIDALARDGVRYTRVYTTAGVCAPSRSSIITGMNQISIGTSHMRTTHNNSKLMPEGVPSYSAVLPPKVKAFPEYLRKVGYYTSNNAKEDYQFEEPVTVWDESSIGASYQNRKAGQPFFSVFNFAISHESQIISPPDSLYYDPSKMVLPLYYQNTEQMRHDKAALYTRIEQMDSDVGELIQQLKKDGVYDDSYVIFYSDHGGNLPWMKREILERGTHIPFVVKHPGSEMAGTVNNDLISSVDFAPSMLSIARADIPDYLQGKPFLGPKSGSEKNQYVFAGRDRMADKYDRVRSVTDGTFRYVYNFHPELPKYQDLAYRRQMVSMQEIIDMRDAGKITNPYLSDWFNTPKPQEEFYYTTKDPDEVHNLADDPAYQDKKNELKEVLFNWLEVVGDTGKIPEKEMVRNMWWKGKDDAPMTEKPVIKKSKEGVTLSCATDGASIGYRIFKDNVADSTLVRDIKTWDFFYLMPHNNKKTVTVPKPWNVYTGGNISLKKGQTIQVNAHRIGYKPTEIIYKFK, from the coding sequence ATGATTTTTGATTCTTTTTCGCATACTGTAACATTATTTTTAAGAACGATTACCAAACGATTTACGATTCTTCTTATATTTATTTTCACCGCGCACACATTTTCCCAGACCAAATCTAATATTGTTTGGATCGTTTGTGAAGATATTTCCCCCTATATCGGGGTTTATGGGGATGCCACTGTGCGGACTCCCAATATTGACGCACTGGCAAGGGATGGCGTTAGGTATACGCGGGTATATACGACTGCTGGGGTCTGTGCCCCAAGTAGGTCCTCTATCATTACGGGAATGAACCAGATCTCCATCGGGACTTCCCATATGAGAACTACTCATAACAACTCAAAATTGATGCCCGAAGGGGTCCCCAGCTATTCGGCCGTGTTACCACCAAAAGTCAAGGCTTTTCCCGAGTATCTGAGAAAAGTTGGGTATTACACATCGAACAACGCAAAAGAAGATTATCAATTTGAGGAGCCCGTGACCGTTTGGGACGAAAGCAGTATTGGTGCCTCCTACCAAAACAGGAAGGCTGGGCAACCTTTCTTCAGTGTCTTTAACTTTGCCATTTCGCATGAGTCCCAAATCATTTCTCCTCCAGATTCCCTCTACTACGATCCATCTAAAATGGTGCTGCCCCTTTATTACCAGAATACGGAACAAATGAGGCACGACAAGGCTGCCTTGTATACTCGGATTGAGCAAATGGACAGTGATGTGGGAGAATTGATCCAACAACTAAAAAAAGATGGGGTCTATGATGATAGTTATGTGATCTTTTATAGTGATCATGGAGGCAATTTGCCCTGGATGAAACGTGAAATCTTGGAGAGAGGCACCCATATCCCATTTGTTGTGAAACATCCAGGATCTGAAATGGCCGGTACCGTGAACAATGACTTGATCAGTTCCGTTGATTTCGCCCCCAGTATGTTATCCATTGCCAGGGCTGATATTCCAGACTACTTGCAGGGCAAGCCATTTTTGGGCCCAAAATCGGGAAGTGAAAAGAACCAATATGTATTTGCCGGCAGGGATAGAATGGCGGATAAATATGATAGAGTTCGCTCTGTGACCGATGGGACCTTTAGGTACGTTTATAATTTTCATCCCGAATTGCCCAAATACCAGGATTTGGCCTACAGAAGACAAATGGTCAGCATGCAGGAAATCATTGATATGAGGGATGCAGGCAAGATTACCAATCCATACCTTTCGGACTGGTTCAATACGCCAAAACCGCAAGAAGAATTCTATTATACCACCAAAGATCCGGACGAAGTACACAATCTAGCAGACGACCCCGCATACCAAGACAAGAAAAACGAGTTGAAAGAAGTACTTTTTAACTGGCTGGAAGTTGTTGGGGACACCGGTAAAATTCCAGAAAAAGAAATGGTCAGGAACATGTGGTGGAAAGGTAAGGATGATGCCCCTATGACCGAAAAACCAGTCATAAAAAAAAGCAAGGAAGGTGTAACACTTTCATGTGCCACCGATGGTGCCTCCATAGGTTATCGAATATTCAAGGACAATGTAGCGGATTCCACCTTGGTACGGGACATAAAAACTTGGGACTTTTTCTACCTAATGCCACATAACAACAAAAAAACAGTGACCGTGCCCAAGCCGTGGAATGTTTACACCGGTGGTAACATATCACTCAAAAAAGGGCAGACCATTCAAGTCAATGCGCATCGTATAGGATATAAGCCAACAGAAATCATCTATAAGTTTAAATAA
- a CDS encoding mandelate racemase/muconate lactonizing enzyme family protein translates to MKLFSSSVGKKTSRRSFLSRTTLGISGAMLATSYNGLASSMERTPKSSAPSDLKITAVKCGFIRNEHSLFVKIYTNQDIVGHGQGVDGVYGTYHVVHHLAKNHLIGQNPLNINRLQEEMRRGGLFKGAQAGMYVCVMTALETALWDLVGKALGLPVYQLMGGKFRDKIRVYCDTAGSRLEPTEMGRRAKEDVDKYGFTAVKFDIDDRQDPNKLDPYNWSVSIPELRRMEAQIAAVREAVGPDIDICVDCHGRFDEASGMKIAKALEPYNLMWLEEPVPAEVPESYARIRESTTTPICGGENWYLTYGFRHPFEIGAVDVIMPDLQKCGGLGEGLRIANMANTYNTPFAPHMVASYLGAVSSAHVCAAVPNFLILEWQIYFHENDMYKEIVTFEGDDFLTKDGYIPLPDKPGLGVEINQEAMRKYATPGIPFFE, encoded by the coding sequence ATGAAATTATTTTCTTCGTCCGTTGGCAAAAAGACGTCGCGCCGTTCTTTTTTGTCCAGGACCACTTTGGGTATTAGCGGTGCAATGTTGGCCACTTCCTATAATGGGTTGGCATCCTCTATGGAAAGAACACCAAAATCATCAGCACCGTCCGATCTTAAGATCACGGCGGTGAAATGCGGGTTTATTCGCAATGAGCACAGTCTTTTCGTGAAAATCTACACCAATCAGGATATCGTTGGCCATGGCCAGGGTGTTGACGGGGTTTACGGAACATACCACGTTGTGCACCACTTGGCTAAAAATCACTTGATTGGTCAAAACCCCTTGAACATTAATCGACTCCAAGAAGAAATGCGCAGGGGAGGTCTCTTTAAAGGAGCCCAGGCCGGTATGTATGTCTGTGTGATGACAGCTTTGGAAACAGCATTGTGGGATTTAGTGGGCAAGGCTTTGGGATTGCCCGTTTACCAATTAATGGGTGGCAAATTCCGTGATAAAATCCGAGTTTACTGCGATACGGCGGGAAGTCGGCTTGAACCAACAGAGATGGGTAGAAGAGCCAAGGAAGATGTGGACAAATACGGTTTTACTGCGGTAAAATTTGATATTGATGATCGTCAGGATCCCAATAAATTGGATCCGTACAACTGGAGTGTAAGTATTCCGGAACTACGGCGTATGGAAGCCCAAATTGCTGCGGTTCGTGAGGCTGTAGGCCCGGACATTGATATTTGTGTGGACTGTCATGGTAGATTTGATGAAGCTTCGGGCATGAAAATAGCCAAAGCTTTAGAGCCTTACAATCTCATGTGGTTGGAAGAACCAGTGCCTGCTGAGGTTCCGGAGTCGTATGCACGTATTCGTGAATCCACTACCACTCCCATTTGCGGTGGCGAAAATTGGTACTTGACCTATGGGTTTAGGCATCCCTTTGAAATTGGTGCCGTAGACGTTATTATGCCTGATCTTCAAAAATGCGGAGGTTTGGGAGAAGGATTGCGCATAGCTAATATGGCCAATACCTATAATACCCCTTTTGCACCGCATATGGTCGCCTCATATCTTGGAGCCGTATCTTCGGCACATGTTTGCGCGGCCGTGCCAAATTTCCTTATCCTTGAATGGCAGATTTACTTCCATGAAAATGATATGTATAAGGAAATAGTCACTTTTGAAGGGGATGATTTTTTAACTAAGGACGGTTACATACCATTACCAGATAAACCTGGACTTGGCGTAGAGATCAATCAGGAAGCCATGCGGAAATATGCCACACCCGGAATACCTTTTTTTGAATAG
- a CDS encoding GNAT family N-acetyltransferase: MINIVPVKLKANIGVVADLAKIIWTEHYTPIIGLEQVNYMLDKFQSENAIQEQLEKGIAYYLLQFKDEFVGYFSYSINEDALFLSKLYVLKSARGNGVAKVGLSFMQSQAKELNLAKIRLTVNKYNSDSIAAYEKMGFLNVDSIVQDIGGGYVMDDYVLERKLD, translated from the coding sequence ATGATCAACATCGTACCAGTAAAATTAAAAGCAAATATTGGTGTAGTGGCCGATTTGGCAAAAATCATTTGGACCGAACATTACACCCCCATCATCGGATTGGAGCAGGTAAACTATATGCTAGATAAGTTTCAATCTGAAAACGCAATTCAAGAGCAATTGGAAAAGGGAATTGCGTATTACCTACTCCAATTTAAAGATGAGTTTGTTGGATATTTTTCTTATAGTATCAATGAGGATGCTCTCTTTTTGAGTAAGTTGTATGTCTTAAAATCGGCAAGAGGAAATGGAGTGGCTAAAGTGGGCCTTTCCTTTATGCAATCGCAAGCCAAAGAGCTTAATCTTGCCAAAATTAGGTTGACTGTAAACAAGTATAATTCAGACTCCATTGCCGCCTATGAAAAAATGGGCTTCCTCAACGTGGATTCCATAGTGCAGGATATTGGCGGGGGCTATGTAATGGATGATTATGTGCTGGAGCGAAAACTCGATTAA
- a CDS encoding Rid family hydrolase: MRKQHITSGSTFEEQIGYSRALVCGNWIFVSGTTGFDYETMTISDDIVVQADQCIRNIQNALQNANASLEDVVRITYILPNASDFEACWPLLRNHFGTSKPAATMIAAGLSDPRMKIEIQVTAIKQPNMQSTEVMETLNAFIKGGDTNDVELLASTLHKNYRNVQSGFFTQKGIFHLDKEEYIGLVKDGTFGGIPRTMETIHVEVLDDLAYARVRLKSKELQFESLIVLVREDHKWWILGNYPSIVNA; this comes from the coding sequence ATGAGAAAACAACATATTACCTCCGGGTCAACTTTTGAAGAACAAATTGGATACTCAAGGGCCTTGGTATGTGGCAATTGGATTTTTGTTTCGGGAACCACGGGATTTGATTATGAAACCATGACCATATCCGATGATATAGTGGTTCAGGCTGATCAATGCATCAGAAATATCCAAAATGCCCTGCAAAATGCCAATGCTAGTTTAGAAGATGTGGTTAGGATTACGTATATCCTACCAAATGCAAGTGATTTTGAAGCATGCTGGCCCCTATTGAGAAACCACTTTGGTACGTCCAAGCCAGCTGCCACAATGATCGCCGCAGGACTTTCGGACCCAAGAATGAAAATTGAAATACAGGTAACCGCAATAAAACAACCCAATATGCAATCCACAGAAGTAATGGAAACCTTAAATGCCTTTATAAAGGGAGGTGATACTAATGATGTTGAACTTTTGGCCAGTACCCTTCACAAGAACTACCGAAATGTGCAATCTGGCTTTTTTACCCAAAAAGGGATTTTTCATTTGGATAAGGAGGAATACATTGGGCTGGTCAAAGACGGTACCTTTGGGGGAATTCCCAGAACAATGGAGACAATCCATGTAGAGGTTTTGGACGATTTGGCCTACGCTAGGGTGAGGTTAAAAAGCAAAGAATTGCAATTTGAATCTTTGATAGTCTTGGTCAGGGAAGACCATAAATGGTGGATTTTGGGCAATTACCCCAGCATTGTAAATGCGTAG
- a CDS encoding cupin domain-containing protein, which translates to MDIKEENYLEDTLVDNSHIIYPSEGEKMELGSGSFTFKVTSDLTNDQMGIYEIILQPMAIGAHLHYHRFMDETFIVTEGTLTVMHGTETKQLSKGAVVFIPRFTPHGFKNDSDTIVKLMLVFTPSMKREGFFKGLHQILGEDPIDPEKHQKLYNKYDSFPVDQNQLELTKK; encoded by the coding sequence ATGGACATCAAGGAAGAAAATTATCTTGAAGATACGTTGGTAGACAATTCCCACATCATTTATCCAAGTGAAGGAGAGAAAATGGAACTGGGCAGTGGATCGTTCACATTTAAGGTTACCAGCGACCTCACCAACGACCAAATGGGTATTTACGAAATTATCCTACAACCCATGGCCATTGGGGCACATTTGCATTACCATCGGTTTATGGATGAAACTTTTATAGTAACCGAGGGTACGTTAACGGTGATGCATGGCACTGAAACAAAACAGCTTTCCAAAGGTGCTGTGGTTTTCATTCCCAGGTTTACGCCACATGGATTTAAAAATGATTCTGATACCATAGTTAAGTTGATGCTTGTTTTTACCCCTTCAATGAAAAGAGAGGGATTTTTTAAAGGTTTACATCAGATATTGGGTGAAGACCCGATAGATCCAGAAAAGCATCAAAAACTGTATAACAAGTACGATAGTTTTCCAGTGGATCAAAACCAATTGGAGCTGACCAAAAAGTAA